In Chryseobacterium lactis, a single genomic region encodes these proteins:
- the tnpA gene encoding IS200/IS605 family transposase, with product MANTYTQIYIQIVFAVKGRQNLISKENREELHKLITGIVSNRNQKLFAVFAMPDHVHILVSMNPTMSVSDLVRDIKAGSSKFINEKGWINGKFNWQEGYGAFSYSKSSVDPVVKYILNQEEHHQSKTFREEYLEFMSKFEIEYDPKYLFEWIEE from the coding sequence ATGGCAAATACCTATACACAAATTTATATTCAAATTGTCTTTGCAGTTAAAGGAAGACAAAATCTGATTTCAAAAGAAAACAGAGAAGAATTACATAAATTGATTACAGGTATTGTTTCCAATAGAAATCAAAAATTATTCGCAGTTTTTGCAATGCCTGACCATGTTCACATTCTCGTAAGTATGAATCCGACAATGTCAGTTTCTGATTTAGTAAGAGATATTAAAGCAGGGTCTTCAAAATTCATTAATGAAAAAGGATGGATAAATGGAAAATTCAATTGGCAGGAAGGATACGGAGCTTTTTCTTATTCTAAAAGCAGTGTTGATCCGGTGGTAAAATATATTTTAAACCAGGAGGAACATCATCAAAGCAAAACTTTTAGAGAAGAATATCTGGAATTTATGTCAAAATTTGAAATTGAATATGATCCAAAATATTTATTTGAATGGATTGAAGAGTAA